The genomic interval AGCCTCACCGGGCTATTGGAAAACTTCCGCCTTTGCGCTACTATTTGGATAACTTTGTCACTAACCCCCAAAAATCCAATATGTACTGGACTCTTACACGGGCTTGCCATCATCCTCCCCGCGTGCTAATCTCAAACTCAAGTATGGGAAAACTCACTTTCCTGGGCACCAAGGGTGAGATAGAAGAGGAAACCGCTCGCCACCGTTTTCACCCCTCGCTGCTTGTCGAATCGGGTAGGACGAGACTGCTCATCGATTACGGTCTTCTGCATCGCTACTCGCTGGATGAAATCGCCCCCGACGCCGTCCTTATCACCCATGCCCACCCCGACCACTATTCCTGGCTCAAACAGGATGTTCAGTCGAGCATTCCTGTTTACCTCACGCAGGAGACTCTGGACTATGGCAAGTTCAAGCCGCAAAACAGCCGTGTTATCGCTCCGATGGAGAAATTCAAGCTTGGAGCCTTCGAGTGTATGGCCTATCGCGTTATCCACTCCATACACTGCCCGGCAGTTGGCTGGAAGCTGACCTTCGAGGGCAAAACGCTGGTTTATAACTCAGACCTTGTGGACATTGTGGAAAAGGATGCCGTGCTGGCGGGCGTGGACTACTACGTCGGCGACGGCTCGGCGGTCAAAGCCAACCTGGTGCGCCGGCGGGGGGACGTGCTTTTCGGCCACACGCGCATCATCACGCAGATTCACTGGTGCCAAAAGTTTGGCATAAAGCATATCATTTTCACCCATTTAGGACGCGAAACACTGCGGGATGAAGAAAATTTCAAGGCCGAGCATCCCGAAGTCGTGTTTGCATACGACGGGTTGAAGATGGAGATATGACACTCTTGATGATCTGGGATACTGCAATGAGACATACGGAGCGAATGGAAAATGCTAAAAAGGGCTTGATATAAATTGAAGTTAAGGTAAATGAATTATGAAACCTTCCCTCAGAACGTCTTTATCTGCATCGTCTGATGGTTCTCGCCCCTTGCTTTCTGTCTTATTATGTCTGAAAAGGTAGGCAATGTATGCGGCCAATGCCGCATCAAGTTGGTCATGTGTCGGCAGATTAACGTAGCTAAAGCTAGCCCCGAAATGAACTCCACAGTTTAGCAATATTTGATAGCGTTTTTGTCTTCCAGGTAAGCTACGTTTCTTAGGTATAGGCTCTTTAGCCAACTTGCGCCAGGTAGCACCTGGATAAACTTCAATTAGATTGGTGTCAGAGATGTTTGTTTCAGCAATCCCATATAAGTGGAAATCCCCTGACTTGTAAAGAGAATAGAATAATCTGATTGAAGCGCTAACAAAACCTGCAAATGGTCTATTCGATTGGGGAAAAACATATGGAGACTTACCTGCCGCTCCCAACCTGCGCTCACATTCTCTCATTTTATCATTTGGGTTGCCAGCGAGTCCCTGTGGTCCATCTATGGCTAATACATAATCAGCGTCTAAAATATTCGGCGGAATAATAGAAGCTCCTGTAACACAGTACTCCCATTCATCAAAAACACATACTAGCTTTGAGTTTAATATGGCACGGGCTGAGGGGCTTTTAATAGATAAGTCAAGCCCTATGAATATTGCATTTGTCATGGCATTTTGTTCCCTGAGTGATGATTTTAAGCGCTCTCATTAACAGCGCCAGTCATCTCCGTTTTTGGTGAACAAAAGTGGTGAGCGCCGATTCTAGAGGCGGGCAGCACCTATCAACTCGGCGAGCTTTTTGATGCCGTTCTCGCGCATGTAGCTTTCCAGCCCGTCGATGATGTCCGTGGCCGCTGTGGGATTTATGAACGTGGCCGTACCCACCTCCACCGCGCTGGCCCCGGCCATGAGGAATTCTAAAGCGTCCTCGGCTGTCATGATGCCCCCGCCCCCGATGACCGGCACGTCCACCGCCCCGGCTACCAGATAGACCATATAGAGCGCTACCGGCTTGATAGCAGGGCCGGATAGCCCTCCCGTGGTATTAGCCAGAATGGGCTTGCGCTTTTTGATGTCTATGGCCATGCCCTTGAGGGTGTTGATAAGTGAGACCACGTCAGCCCCGGCCCCGGCCACAGCCTGCGCTATGCCTACTATATCGGCGGCGTTGGGGGTGAGTTTTACAATGACAGGCAGTGTAGTGGCCTGCCTCACTGCTCTCGTCACGGCGGCGGCGGATTCGGGGTTCGAGCCGAACTCCATGCAGCCGGCAGCCACGTTGGGGCAGCTTATGTTGACCTCTATGCCGCTCACGCCGGGCACGCCGTCGAGCCTCTTTGCCAGTTCCGCATATTCCTCGATACGCTCCCCGGCGATGTTGACGATGACCGGGACTCTCCATTTAGCCCACAGCGGTGCCTTGTCGCGGATAAGCGCGTCCACTCCCATGTTTTGCAGACCGATGGCGTTGAGCATGCCCTCCGGCGTCTCGGCAATGCGGGGCTGCTTGTTGCCCTCGCGCGGCGCGAGCGTCGTCCCCTTGCAGACGATGGCCCCCAGGCGCTGGATGTCGCACAGTCCACTCATCTCTTCGCCGTAGCCGAAGGTACCGGAAGCCGTCATCACCGGGTTGGCAAGGAGCAATCCGCGCCGGTTGCGGGGCGCGAGCTGCACGCTGAGGTCGGGTTTCACTGTGTCCAAAGTGCCATAATTATAATCTCATGCCCGCATAGTGGCAAACTGCAGTTTGTTTATCGCAAGCGAGTGGAATTTCGCCGGCGGCATTGTATGGATGATTTTAGTGTTCCTAAAACGGGGCGTCTAAGAGGGGCGCAGGCCCCTCTTAAGAAATCATTTCCCCTTCCTGTGGGAAGGGGATAAAGGGGATAGGCAAGGGTTTTTTCAATCCGTTTTTGTTTAGCATTTAGATATTAAGATTTCGGATTTCTAGTAACGCTATTGAATAATGTGAAAAAATAGGCTACACTGGTTGGTAGTGGCAGACATGTATATCTCCCCGGCGGCGCGATTGAGCCTTCCACGCCTGTGGGCGGCTCGATGCGGGTTATTCTTTGCCAGCTAGTCCTGGCTGAGCGCCTTTTATATTTATCACCGGACTTTTCGCAATTTAATTCAACGCAGTATCGGGGTACTCAAAAGCAGGTTAGTATAACCGCAGGAGAAGGCGATGACCGATGTTAATTACAAGCTGATCCGGCTTCGTCTGGAGAGAGAACGCAAGCGCTTGACCGAGCAGATGGAGCACATACGCGCCAATCGTTCTTCAGAGGAAAGGCGCGAGGGCAGCCCTTTCGGCAAACGCGAGGAAGAAGCCACCGAGACCGCCGACCTGGAGAATATGGTGGCCCAGGAGCAGCGAGTCCGCGAAGAGCTGGCGGACATCGAGACCGCTCTCAAGAAATTCGACCTTGGAACCTTCGGGATATGCGAGAAGTGCGGCCGCTCAATCGAGCTGGCCCGCCTGGAAGCCGTGCCGACGGCCAAACTGTGCATGAATGACGCCCAGAAAAATGCCAGATAAGACACCACGCCTGTCTCCCCTTTTCTATGTGACCGCCGCCGTGGTGGTGACGCTTGACCAGCTCACCAAGCTATGGGTAAAGAACGCCATCCCCCTCTACGGCTCCTGGCCCGAAACGGGTTTTTTCCGCATAACCCACGGCAGCAACACCGGGGCGGCCTTCGGCATATTCCAGGACTCGCGAATTATCCTTAGCATCATCTCGTCCATCGGCGTGGTAGTTGTCCTCTATATCGCGCTCTGGCTCAGCAAACGCTTCACCTTCCTCAGGTGGAAGACCACCATGCTGGCGCTCGGTTTGATACTGGGCGGGACGGTGGGCAACCTCATCGACCGCGCTTTTATCGGGCATGTCACAGATTTTATCAAGGTGGGCCCCTGGCCCGATTTTAATATAGCCGACTCGTCCCTGGTAGTGGGCGGCATACTGCTGGCCTTCAACCTCATCCGCGCCTCCAATGAGGAGCG from Dehalococcoidia bacterium carries:
- a CDS encoding molecular chaperone DnaK; this translates as MTDVNYKLIRLRLERERKRLTEQMEHIRANRSSEERREGSPFGKREEEATETADLENMVAQEQRVREELADIETALKKFDLGTFGICEKCGRSIELARLEAVPTAKLCMNDAQKNAR
- the lspA gene encoding signal peptidase II; translation: MTPRKMPDKTPRLSPLFYVTAAVVVTLDQLTKLWVKNAIPLYGSWPETGFFRITHGSNTGAAFGIFQDSRIILSIISSIGVVVVLYIALWLSKRFTFLRWKTTMLALGLILGGTVGNLIDRAFIGHVTDFIKVGPWPDFNIADSSLVVGGILLAFNLIRASNEERSDGKSASAESR
- a CDS encoding DUF429 domain-containing protein, with protein sequence MTNAIFIGLDLSIKSPSARAILNSKLVCVFDEWEYCVTGASIIPPNILDADYVLAIDGPQGLAGNPNDKMRECERRLGAAGKSPYVFPQSNRPFAGFVSASIRLFYSLYKSGDFHLYGIAETNISDTNLIEVYPGATWRKLAKEPIPKKRSLPGRQKRYQILLNCGVHFGASFSYVNLPTHDQLDAALAAYIAYLFRHNKTESKGREPSDDADKDVLREGFIIHLP
- a CDS encoding dihydroorotate dehydrogenase, producing MKPDLSVQLAPRNRRGLLLANPVMTASGTFGYGEEMSGLCDIQRLGAIVCKGTTLAPREGNKQPRIAETPEGMLNAIGLQNMGVDALIRDKAPLWAKWRVPVIVNIAGERIEEYAELAKRLDGVPGVSGIEVNISCPNVAAGCMEFGSNPESAAAVTRAVRQATTLPVIVKLTPNAADIVGIAQAVAGAGADVVSLINTLKGMAIDIKKRKPILANTTGGLSGPAIKPVALYMVYLVAGAVDVPVIGGGGIMTAEDALEFLMAGASAVEVGTATFINPTAATDIIDGLESYMRENGIKKLAELIGAARL